GCCATCACGATCGCCGGCTACCTGGACAAGGGCGGTGGCCGCTACGACACCTTCTACGCGGGCGTCAACGGCGCCTCCACGCCGACCGCCGACCGCGCCGGGGTACTGACCATCGCCAACGACCTCGCCTTGATCGCCGCCTACCTCCAGGAGTCGTCCGCGCCCTCGCCCTCTCCTTGATGGCGCGCCAGCCTGCCGTGGCGCCCGGCACACAGGACGTCCGCCACCTCCTGGGCGAAGCCCCGCGACCGCACGGGCACGACGCTCGGCTCGCCCCCGCCCACCACCGCGGCCCGCGCCGTCCTCTCACGTGCGAGCGCCGTGTGGTCGCAGCACCGGCACCGGCACCGGCACCGCACGCTCAGCTCCGGATCCGGGACCACGGGGGGCGAGCCGGCGCCCCCGTGCCCGTTTCCGAGCGGTCAGCCCCGTCGGCCCGGTCCAGAGCGCCCCGATCCTCCACTGCTGGGCGGCCGGCAGAGCCGCGGAGCGCGAAACGGTGCCGCTGCCCAGCCGTACGTAGCCGCTCCGGATCCTCCAGACGACCCTCGCGCACGGGGCCCAGGTCTCGGCCAGACGGTCCAGCGCCCAGCCGACCGGCCTCCGGCGCTCCGCCGCGCACACGGTGTCAGCACGTTCCGTTCATCCTGTACGGCCTTCTCCTCCGCAGGACGGGCTGCGCCCCCCGGCCGGCAGGTGCCGCCCGCAGGGTGAAGGGCGCCTCCGGCACCGGAACAGCGCTCACACGGTGATCACGGTCTTGCCCACGAGCTCCCGGGACTCGATCGCCGCGTGCGCCGCTGCCGCGCGCTCCAGGGGGAAGGTGGCGCCGATCACCGGGCGCAGGGTGCCCTCGGCCGCCGCCCGCAGGGCCTGCGCCGCGAGGGCGGCCCGCTCCGGGGTCGTCAGCCGGACGTCCGCGATGCCGAGCAGGCGGACGCCGCGGGCCGCCGCATCCGCCGGGGTGACCGGGGCGAAGCCGCCGGTCGGAGCGCCGTGGGCCGAGAACCGGCCGCCCGTCGCCACCAGTGGGAACGCGGCCAGGCCGACCTCGCCGCCCACCCCGTCCAGTACGACGTCCGCGCCCGCGCCGCCGAGCGCCTCGCGGGCCCGGCCCACCCAGTCGGGGCGGGCCGCGTCGACGACGGCATCCGCGCCCAACTCCCGTACCAGGGAGGTCTTGTGGTCGCCGCGGGCCACGCCGACGACCCGGGCGCCCGCGGCCTTCGCCAGCTGGACCAGTACGGTGCCCATGCCGCCCGAGGCCCCCAGGATCAGCACCTGCTCGCCGGGCCGCAGCGCCGTGCTGTCCAGCAGCCTGGCGGCCGTCACCCCGTCGTGCACCAGGGCCGCCGCGTCGGTGAAGGACACCTCGTCCGGTACGAGGGCCAGGCCCTCGGCCGGGGCCAGGGCCAGCTCCGCGTAGCCACCGCCGTCGATGCCGGCGACGACGCGGCGGCCCTTCCACGCGGGGTCCACGCCCTCGCCGGTGGCGCGGACGGTACCGGCTATGCCGCCGCCCGGCAGGTAGGGCGGGGTGACCTGGAAGTACTCGCGGCCCCACCCGCTGCGCACCTGGGTCTCCACGAAGATCGTGTCCACGGCCGCGACGGCGATCAGCACCTGCCCCGGGCCGGCCACCGGCTCGGGAACCTCTGTGGGGACCAGTACCTCCGGACCGCCGAACCCGATCGCCTGTGTCGCACGCATGGCACTCACCCCTCCACCAGGGCCTCCGGTCTCTCCGGCGCCCGTGCCGTGAGCCTCGGATATCAAGCGCGGTTGAGGTCAAGCGGTGGCCGTCCGGCCCGTCGGGGCAGGGCCGCGCGGACTTTTACCCGGCATTGAGATGGCTGTCAAGTCCCGAGATTCCGGAACATGACCCGGGGGTGCCGTCCGGGGCTTACTTGAGGAGCGGAAAGGAAACGAAGCGAAAGGTACAGACGGAAAACCTCGCAAAGGGATTCCTCCTCTCGCCAGTATCGCCGCACCGTCCCGGAAATCCGGGCAGGTCAATATCCCTCTTCATCGGTAGGAGAAAGTCATGAACCGCAAGATGTACACCAACAGCACTGTCCGCCCCAACCGCAAGGGCTTCCGCCTGGCGACGCTGATCGCCTCGGCCGCCATGGTGACCGGAGGGATCCTCCTGCCGGCGTCCGCTGCGACGGCGGCTCCGATGCCCGACCACGTGCACTCCATCCTCCTCCCGACCGACGGAGGCGCCGGAGGCAAGGGCGGCAAGGGAGGGAGCGGCGGCCTGGTCGGCGGCGGCGGTGGCTCCGGCGGTGGCGGTGGCGGCAGCGTCACCGGTACCGGCGGTAAGGGCGGCGAAGGCGGTGGCGGTGGCGACGGGCTCCTCGTCGGCGGCGGTGGCGGCGGTGGCGGCGGTGGCGGTGAAGGCCGCTTCGGTGGCGACGGCGGCAAGGGCGGCAAGGGCGGCTTCGGCATCCTCGAAGGCGGCGGCGGTGGCGCCGGCGGTGGCGGCGGTGACGGCCGGATCAAGGGCGGCAAGGGCGGCGACGGCGGAGAGGGCGGCTTCAGCTTCTTCCAGGGTGGTGCCGGCGGTGACGCAGGTGACGGCGGCTTCGGCGGCCTGATCGGTGGCCTCGGCGGCGACGCCGGTGCCGGTGGTGGCTCCATCTTCTAGAAGACGGACCCGATCCGACGGGGTGGAGGCCTTCCGGGCCTCCACCCCCCCAACCCGCAACCCCCATCCCCAACCTCTTGCTTTACGGAAACGGAGTACCCCATGTTCACGTGCACCTGGCAGCGTCCGCTCATCCTGGCGGCGGCCTCCCTGGCCCTCGTCACCGGCACGGCCTGCGCCGCGCAAGCGTCGGAGTTCAAGGCCCCGGCGGGCACCAGCTCCTCGGTCACGGCCGAGCAGCCCACGCACTGTGCGCTGGGTGGCAAGGGTGGCAAGGGCGGCGAGGGCGGCAAGGGCGGGGCGGGCGGAAGGGGCGGCAAGCCCGGCGAGCCGGGTGAGCCCGGCAAGCCCGGCGGAGTGGGCTGCTTCCGGTTCGATGACCTGCCCGACAAGTCGAAGTCCGACCTGTCGGTGGTCGACAAGGTCCGCATCGTGATGGTCCTGCTGGTCGACGACTCGGACGAGATGAAGGAAAAGGTCGCCAAGAAGTACGACATGTCGCAGGACCAGCTCGACGACCTGAAGGAGGCCTACATCGAGGGCAACTGGTTCGCCCTGATGGGAGACGGCTTCTCCTCCCCCACCTGAGGAACCTGAGGGACCTGAGGAACCTGAGGGACCTGAGGAACCTGAGGGACCTGAGGGACCTGAGGAACGAGGGCGGGCAGGCGGGGACGGAAAACGACTCAAGGACGATTCCCCTCGGGGCGCTCCGGCCCGATGCGGCCGGCGCGCCCCGAGCATGTGCGCCGGAGGGCTCGTCCACGGCGCGGAATTCGGCCAACCGAACCGCGTAGCGGAAATCAATTTCTAGGCAAGGGAGAATCTCATGCGCGTGCGATCTTGGAAGTTCCGTCTCGGCCTTCTCGTCTCTTCGACCCTTATCGGTGCCGGTGCCATAGCACCGGTCGCCACGGCGGCGCCGGCACTGCCGAGCCAGACGGTCGAGGCGGCCGCCGGTCAGCAGCAGGTCCCGACGCCCGGCGGCGGTGACACCCAGACGGGCGGGAACCGCTTCGGCCGCAACGGAGCGATCGGCAAGTTCGGTGACCGGCTCACCGGCAAGGTCAAGCTCGACAAGGACGGGGTCCGCGTCGGTGACAAGGTCTGCGCGGGCAAGTGCAACGGCTCGGTCAACGGCACCGAGGGCGGCAGCGGCGGCATCTGCGCCGGACTCTGCAACGGCAGCGCCAACGGCGGCACCGGCACGACGGGCCGGCCGGGCGGCGGCACCGGCGGGACGGGCGGCAAGGGCGGGGTCTGCGCCGGGGTGTGCCACGGCAGTGTCAACGGCGGCGACGGCGGCACCGGCGGGGCGGCGTCCCCCGGCGGCGACGGTGGCGAAGGCGGCCTCGGCGGCGACGGCGGCCTCTGCGTCGGCGTCGGCTGCGGGACCAGCGGATTCGGCGGCCGCGGCGGCACCGGCGGCATCGGCTGACCCCACCACCACCGCCACGCCACGGGTCCCCGGCACACCACGTGCCGGGGACCCGTTCCGTCTCGAAGGGGCACTCGTATGGATCACTGGATAGACTTCAGGTATGGAAGAGCGGCCTGGCGCGTGACCTTCGCACCCGGGCCGACACCGTCGCGTCGAGCGCGACCCGTTCAGCCACGTCGTCCCTCGGGCGACGCTCCATCGAGGACGGGGTCGGCATGATCGGCACCTTCGCCCACGGGCATCGCTTCGGCACCGCGCCGTCGTCCGGCCGGCCGGGTGAGGCGGGCGTCTGATGGCCTCGGCACCCGACCTGAGCGTGTACACGGGCCGGCCGTCCGGCCTGATCGGCAAGCAGATCGCGGGCTACCGGGTGGAGCGCCTGATCGGCCGCGGCGGCATGGCCGTCGTCTACTCCGCGAAGGACCTGCGCCTGGACCGTACGGTCGCGCTCAAGCTGATCGCCCCCGAGCGCGCCCGCGACGACACCTTCCGGCGCCGCTTCACGCACGAATCGCGGGTGGCCGCGAAGATCGACCACCCGCACATCGTGCCGATCTTCGAAGCCGGTGAGACCGACGGCGTCCTCTACATCGCCATGCGGTACGTCTCCGGGCTGGACCTGCGGGCCCTGCTGGACCGGGACGGCCCGCTGCCCGTCGCGACGGCGCTGCGCATCGCCTCCCAGGTGGCGTCCGCGCTCGACGCGGCCCACGAGCACGATCTGGTGCACCGGGACGTCAAGCCCGGCAACATCCTGGTCGCCGCGGGCACCGACAGCGACCACCCCGAGCACATCTACCTCACGGACTTCGGACTGACGAAGAAGTCGCTGTCGCTCAGCGGGTTCACCACGGCGGGGGAGTTCGTGGGCACGCTCGACTACATGGCACCGGAACAGATCACCGGCAGGCCGGTCGACGGCAGGTGCGACCTCTACAGCCTCGCCTGCGTCGTCTACGAAACCCTCACCGGCGGGCCCCCCTTCGTGCGCGACGAGGACGTGGCGCTGCTGTGGGCGCACCAGTACGACCAGCCGGCTCCCCTGTCGGAGCGGCGGCCCGGGATCGCACCCGCCGCCGACGAGGTTCTGGCCAAGGCCCTGGCGAAGGTGCCGGAGGACCGCTACGACTCCTGCCTGGAGTTCGTGGGAGCCCTGCGCGCCGCCGCCGGAAACGGCAGCAAGCACGAGGACGCTCCGTCGTCCGGGGTGAAACCCCAGGAGCCGCCGCCGGAGCCTCCGATCTGGGCCAGGCCCGTCTTCCACGCCCCGACCGGCGAACCGTAGGGCACTGCGGTCCGTACGGCGGCCGGGCGTGGGGGAGCCGGGTCCTCAGAACCCGGCGAGCGACTGCTCGGCCCAGATGGTCTTGCCGAGCGTGGAGTGCCGGGTGCCCCAGCGCTCGGCGAGCTGGGCGACCAGCAGCAGGCCCCGCCCTCCCTCGTCGAAGGTGCGGGCACGCCGCATGTGCGGGGCGGTGCTGCTCGCGTCGGAGACCTCGCAGAGCAGGGTGCTGTCGTCGTGGATCAGCCGCAGCTCGATCGGCGGCGCCCCGTAACGGATGGCGTTGGTCACCAGTTCGCTGACCACGAGCTCCGTCACGAACGCGGCCTCGTCCAGCCCCCAGGCCGTCAGCTGCTCGGTGGTGTACCGGCGGGCCTGGGCGACGATGGACGGGTCGGAGGGCAGCTCCCAGACGACCACCTTGTCGGCGTGCAGGGCCCGGGTCCGGGCGACGAGCAGGGCGACGTCGTCGTCGGGACGGTGGGTCAGCAGCGCCGCCAGTACGCGGTCGCAGACCGTGTCCAGGTTGGAGGCGGGAAGCACGAGGGCCGCGAACATGCTGTCCAGGGACTCGTCGATGTCACGCTCGCGGGGTTGCAGCAGGCCATCGGTGTACAGGGCGAGGAGGCTGCCCTCGGGAATCTCGGTCTCGAGGGTCTCGAAGGGCAGGCCCCCCAGGCCCAGCGGCGGCCCGGCCGGGACGTCGAGGAGGTAGACGGAGCCCTCCGGGCTGACCACGGCGGGCGGGGGGTGGCCGGCCCGGGCGACGGTGCAGCGGCGGGTGACCGGGTCGTAGACCACGTAAAGGCAGGTGGTGCCGATGCCGCCGGCGGCCTCCCCGGCGGCTCCCTGGTCGCCCTCGTCGGCGGACAGGTGGATGATCAGGTCGTCGAGGTGGGTGAGCAGCTCGTCGGGCGGCAGGTCCACGTCGGCCAGCGTACGCACCGCGGTGCGCAGCCGGCCCATGGTGGCGGAGGCACGGATGCCGTGGCCGACGACGTCGCCCACCACGAGGGCCACCCGTGCGCCGGACAACGGGATCACGTCGAACCAGTCGCCGCCCACGCCGGCATCGGTACCGGCGGGCAGGTAGCGGGAGGCGATCTCGAGCGCCGGGTGATCGGGCAGCGAGTGCGGGAGCAGGCTGCGCTGCAGCGTCATGGTGGTGGTGTGCTCGCGGCTGTTCCGGCGCGCGTTGTGGATGCTGACGGCCGCCCTGGACGTCAGCTCCTCGGCCAGCCACAGGTCCTCCGGGTGGAAGGGCTCCTGACGCTGGTGACGGCTGAAGACGGCCAGGCCGAGCGTGGTACCTCCGGCACGCAGCGGCACCATCATCATCGAGTGGGTTCCGGACTGACTGATCCAGGCGGCTCCGGGGTCCTGGGCCACCCATCGGGCGACGCTGGGGTCCGAGGCCGCGTACACGGCGCCGCGGCCCGCGGCCAGACACTCGACGGGAGGTGACAGCGCCGGATAGACGGCCGTCCCGCCGACCGGGACCTGGGACTCCAGGCCTCCTTCGAGGAGCGCGCGCACGGCGGTGTGGGACACGGTGACCGGCCCCGGGGCCGGCCGGGAGGAGCGCTCGTCGGCGTGCGGGGGAGGCTCCAGCAGGTCGACGACCGCGAAGTCGGCGATCCGGGGTACGGCGGCGTCGGCGAGCTCCTCCGCGGTGCGGGCGCTGTCCGTGCTGGTTCCGATGCCGGCGGTGTCGACGTCCGACAGGAGCAGCTGCGGCCGCTCACCGCCGGTTCCGGTCTTCTCGTGCGCGGCCAGGCATACGGCGCGCACCCGGCCGTCCGCGTCACGCAAGGGGGCCAGCGAGGCCGCCAGGCCGCGATCCGCCCGCGTACCCGTGGGGCGGACGAAGGCGTCGACGTGCTGGGGCTCCCCCGTCTCCACCACCAGGCGCATCCTGCGCTCGGTCTCGTCGCTCACGGGATCCGGCGCGATCTCCGGCAGCCGCAGCCCGCGCATCTCGGTCTCCGTGAGCGACAGCGCGCGCTCCATGCCGGCGTTCGCCCGCACCAGCCGCAGGTCCGCGTCGAAGACCGCGAGGAAACAGGGGGACTGGGCGAACGTCCACTCCTTCAGGGAGTCGCCCCAGGGTGTACGGGGCTCGCCCGGCACGGCGGACACCACGAACCACTTGGTGTTCCCGCCGGTGGACGTCCAGCGGTGCGCGAGCAGTCTCAGTTCCACCCGCCGGCCGTCCCGGTGCCGCAGTGCCACGGTGCCGTTCCACCGGTCCTGCCCGGAGGGGATCCGCCCCGCGCTCTCGTCGACGTCCCCGTCGTCCCGGGCGCCGTCGGCGAGCAGGCGGGCGGCGGGCTGTCCCACGATCTCGGCGGGCTCGTAGCCGAGCAGCCGACGGGCGTCCTCGCTCCACTCGGTCACGATGCCCTGTTCGCTGAGGGTGGCCGTGGCCGTGTAGGTCGATCCGTCGGAGGCGTTCGTCTCCTCCGGCCGCTCACCAGGAGAGGTGGGAAGTTGCTCCATCGCCGCTCATCTCGCCCTCGCTCGTTCCCTCGCCGCGGTTCGACGGCAACCTGAACGGCCAGGGGCTCCACTGACAAGCATCATCCGGCAGGGCAAGGAGCACCAACGCAGTGCTGCAAGGGGGGTGCGCTCAGCCCGCCGGACGCGGGGAGTGCGCGAGGACGAGGGCGAGGACCGCGTCCCCCGCCCGCCACACCGTCGCGCGACGCCGGCCGCCGAGGACGGGCGGGCGCAGGCCGAGGACCTCGACGAGGCGCGGGGCGGCGCCGAAGATGCTGCTCCGGTCGGCCTTGACCGCGGCTTCCTTGAGCGCCCAGGCGCCGGCCAGGGCGCATCCCTGCAGGATGCTGTCGTGGGCGAGGGAGTCGTGGATGACGAGGTCCCCGGGCCCGACGAGGTGACCGATCACGGTGACGTTGGTGGCGTGCCCGTTGGCCAGGGTGACCGCGGCCCCGCACGAGAGCCGGTCGGCGAGTTCCGCCTCGAGTTCCAGGTGGAGGGGACGGCTGCCGGACAGCAGCCGGCTGGCGGACACCGACGTGCCGCAGCGCTCGATCGCGTCCCGGGCCGCCTCGCTCACCTGGGGGTGCGTGGCCATGCCCAGGTAGTTGTAGCTGGAGAACGAGAGGAGTTCCCGGCCGTCGATGACGGTCGTGTCCGTCATACCGCGTTCGTGGACGAGGAAGTAGGGATTGGGGACTCCCAGCCCGTTGAGCGCGGCGATGCACTCGCCGTGGGCGGTGACCTCGGGGAAGCACTCGATCCGCGTGTGCTCCTCGGGCAGCGGGGCGGTGGGCAGGTCGGCCGGCGGCGCCGGCCGGTCCTCCTCGCCGTGGCCGGCCCGCTGTACGGGGAAGGCCGCGGGTACGGCGTCCGGTGCGGCCTCGGGTACTGCCTGCGGTGCGGCGGCCGGCGCCGCGTCCGCGCCGCAGGAGTGCGCGATCATCGCGGCGATCTTCCCGACGGTCGGCCGGTCGGCGGCGCTCTCGTCGAACGTCCACTGCGGCCACTGCCGGGTGAGGGCGGTGAACAGGTCGGTCAGCATCAGCGAGTCGAAACCGAGCTCGTCGATCAGCAGCTGGTCGACGCGCAGGTGGCTCACCGGGAACGCGCTGATCCGGGCCACGTGCGCGAGCACGCCGGCGGTGGTCTCGTCGATCTCCCCGGCCGGGGAGGGCTCCTCCTCGGCCGGCGCGCGAGAAGCGGGCGGGTCGGCGGGGGCGGCGGGCACCGGCGCGGCTTCCACCGGCTCGGTGATCTCCGCGGCCGGGTTCCGCGCGGGAAGGGCCTCGGCGACCCGGGCGATCAGTGCCACCTGCTGCCGGACCAGCTGGAGCAGTTCACCCATCGGGTCGTCCGTCGGGTCGTTCACGTCCGCGTTCACAGGTGCGTCCATCGGGGTCTCCTCGGGCGTTACGGGCTCGGGCGTTACGGGCTCGGGCGGGAGGGCCGCGGCGCCGGCGTCCTTCCTCTTGGAGGGGCGCCCGCCCGGCACCCAGTAGGACCGGGTGTCGAGCTTCGCCACCGGCAGGTCCAGCAGGCGGCGGTCCTCCCGGGGCACCAGGGCCCGCGGGTCGACCGGGGCGCCCAGGACCGCGAGCCGGGCGAGGGCCCGGACGAAGCCGCGCCCGCCGTCCGGTGCCACCTCCCCGGCGGCCACGACGTGCACGTCGCCGTGGCCCGTGAGGTTGCGGCGGACCGAGGTGAGGAGCGAGCTGCCGCCCGTCACCTGGAGGAAGACGCGGGCCCCCTGGTCGTAGGCGGTCCGGACGGCGTCGCCGAAGTGGACCGGAGCGGACGCGTGACGGGCCCACAGCCCGCGCAGCTCATCCGGGTCGGCGCAGACCTCCGCGCTCACGGACGAGACGAACGGCAGGACGGGCCCGGCGATGCGCAGGGCGTCGAGGTCCGCGCGCACGGTCTCCTCGGCGGAGGCCAGCCGCGGCGAGTGGAAGGCGTTGGACACGTCGAGCGCGACCGTGACCACCCCGGCCTCGGCGCAGGCCCGCCGCACCGCGGCGAGCCCGTGCGGCGTACCGCTGACCACGACCTGCCGCGGCTGGTTGAAGCAGGCGAGCCACACGTCGTCGATGCCGGACATCAGCCGGCGGCAGGTCTCCTTGTCGGTCTGGACGGCGAGCATCCCGCCCCCGAGGCCGGTCTCGGCCTGGCGGAGGGCCGCGCCCCGGTGGACCAGGAGCCGGACGGTGTCCTCGTCGGTGAGCGCTCCGGCCGCCGCGGCGGCGGCGAACTCCCCGACGCTGTGGCCGAGGGCGAGGTCGGGCGCGATGCCGCAGTGGGCGAGGAGCCGGGTCGCGGCGATCTGCACGGTGCCGAGCAGCGGCTGGCACACATCGGTGCCGGTCAGCCGGTGACTGAGCTCCTCGGGGTCGCCGTGGGCGGCCGAGGACTCGCCGTACAGCAGGTCCGCGAGGTCGAAGCCGGCGTCCCGGCGGGCCACGGCGCTGAGGACGTTGACGTCCGTGCGGAAGCCCGGGAACCGTTCGTAGAGGTCTTGCATCATGCCCGGCCGCTGGCTGCCCTGACCGGGGAAGAGGAAGGCGATGCGGCGCTCCGCCCCGGGCAGGGGAGCGTCGGCGGCGAAGGCGCCGTCACCGAGGTCGCCGCGGGCGCCTTCGGCCAGCTGCCCGCGGGCACGGCGCAGCCGCCGGGTGAACTCCTCCGTGCCGGCCGCCACGATCGCGAGCCGCGTCTTCAGCGGCTCCCGCGCGCCCAGGGTGTGGGCCAGCGCGGCGATCGGCACGGGGCCGGCCTCCTCCAGCATGTCGAGCACCTCGTCGATGTGCTGTTCCAGCAGCTCGGGGCTGCCGGCCGAGAGGAGCAGCAGCTGGGGCCGGGGCCCTTCGGCGCGGACCGGGAAGGTGCCGGGGGCGGGGGCGGGCTGCTCCTCGAGCACCACGTGCACGTTCGTGCCGCCGAAGCCGAAGGAGCTGACGGCGGCGCGTCGCGGGGTGCCCGCGCTCGGCCAGGGCCGTGCGGTGTCGGCGAAGCGCAGGCCCGCGGCGGAGATGCCCAGGTCGGGATGGGGGGTGGTGTCGGGCTGCGGCACGATCGTGCGGTGGTGGACGACCAGGGCCGTCTTGATCAGGCCCGCGATGCCCGCCGCGGACAGGGAGTGCCCGATGAGGGCCTTGCCGGAGCCGAGGTAGCACAGCGAGGGGTCGTCGTCGGGGTACTCGGTGCGCAGCCGGCGCAGGGCCTCCACTTCGGCTCGGTCGCCGGTGGCGGTGCCGGTGCCGTGGGCCTCGATGAAGCTCACGGAGGACGGGGCGACCCCCGCGTCGTCGTAGGCCCGGAGCATGGCGCGCAGCTGGCCTTCGGCGGTGGGGACCAGCGGTCCGGGGGACGCTCCGTCGTTGGCCGAGCCGATGCCCTTGATCACCGCGTAGACGCGGTCGCCGTCCGCGAGGGCGTCGGCGAGCGGGCGTATGACGACGGCGCCGGCGCCCTCGCCGAGGACGAAGCCGTCGGCCTCCTCGTCGAAGGGACGGCACACCCCGGTGGCGGA
Above is a genomic segment from Streptomyces sp. NBC_01233 containing:
- a CDS encoding SpoIIE family protein phosphatase; protein product: MEQLPTSPGERPEETNASDGSTYTATATLSEQGIVTEWSEDARRLLGYEPAEIVGQPAARLLADGARDDGDVDESAGRIPSGQDRWNGTVALRHRDGRRVELRLLAHRWTSTGGNTKWFVVSAVPGEPRTPWGDSLKEWTFAQSPCFLAVFDADLRLVRANAGMERALSLTETEMRGLRLPEIAPDPVSDETERRMRLVVETGEPQHVDAFVRPTGTRADRGLAASLAPLRDADGRVRAVCLAAHEKTGTGGERPQLLLSDVDTAGIGTSTDSARTAEELADAAVPRIADFAVVDLLEPPPHADERSSRPAPGPVTVSHTAVRALLEGGLESQVPVGGTAVYPALSPPVECLAAGRGAVYAASDPSVARWVAQDPGAAWISQSGTHSMMMVPLRAGGTTLGLAVFSRHQRQEPFHPEDLWLAEELTSRAAVSIHNARRNSREHTTTMTLQRSLLPHSLPDHPALEIASRYLPAGTDAGVGGDWFDVIPLSGARVALVVGDVVGHGIRASATMGRLRTAVRTLADVDLPPDELLTHLDDLIIHLSADEGDQGAAGEAAGGIGTTCLYVVYDPVTRRCTVARAGHPPPAVVSPEGSVYLLDVPAGPPLGLGGLPFETLETEIPEGSLLALYTDGLLQPRERDIDESLDSMFAALVLPASNLDTVCDRVLAALLTHRPDDDVALLVARTRALHADKVVVWELPSDPSIVAQARRYTTEQLTAWGLDEAAFVTELVVSELVTNAIRYGAPPIELRLIHDDSTLLCEVSDASSTAPHMRRARTFDEGGRGLLLVAQLAERWGTRHSTLGKTIWAEQSLAGF
- a CDS encoding zinc-binding dehydrogenase, which codes for MRATQAIGFGGPEVLVPTEVPEPVAGPGQVLIAVAAVDTIFVETQVRSGWGREYFQVTPPYLPGGGIAGTVRATGEGVDPAWKGRRVVAGIDGGGYAELALAPAEGLALVPDEVSFTDAAALVHDGVTAARLLDSTALRPGEQVLILGASGGMGTVLVQLAKAAGARVVGVARGDHKTSLVRELGADAVVDAARPDWVGRAREALGGAGADVVLDGVGGEVGLAAFPLVATGGRFSAHGAPTGGFAPVTPADAAARGVRLLGIADVRLTTPERAALAAQALRAAAEGTLRPVIGATFPLERAAAAHAAIESRELVGKTVITV
- a CDS encoding type I polyketide synthase; translated protein: MTDIAITGLGCRFPGAPDIRAYWKLLMGGERQFSAVPAERWNHEAFHQPGDRSAPNAAYTDQVSFLDDVDRFDALHHGVPPARARSMDPQHRLMLDIAREALDDAGMGRGDFDRENTGVFFGISVSEYKDLMAAPLRAICLAEGMRGADRPGDLDAVREQAAELGTIHSSTLPGSLLNMASGTVSRQFDLGGPSFAVDAACSGSLVALDQAVAQLRQGTCRIAVVGGVYLNLTPDSLVGFSRLRALSATGVCRPFDEEADGFVLGEGAGAVVIRPLADALADGDRVYAVIKGIGSANDGASPGPLVPTAEGQLRAMLRAYDDAGVAPSSVSFIEAHGTGTATGDRAEVEALRRLRTEYPDDDPSLCYLGSGKALIGHSLSAAGIAGLIKTALVVHHRTIVPQPDTTPHPDLGISAAGLRFADTARPWPSAGTPRRAAVSSFGFGGTNVHVVLEEQPAPAPGTFPVRAEGPRPQLLLLSAGSPELLEQHIDEVLDMLEEAGPVPIAALAHTLGAREPLKTRLAIVAAGTEEFTRRLRRARGQLAEGARGDLGDGAFAADAPLPGAERRIAFLFPGQGSQRPGMMQDLYERFPGFRTDVNVLSAVARRDAGFDLADLLYGESSAAHGDPEELSHRLTGTDVCQPLLGTVQIAATRLLAHCGIAPDLALGHSVGEFAAAAAAGALTDEDTVRLLVHRGAALRQAETGLGGGMLAVQTDKETCRRLMSGIDDVWLACFNQPRQVVVSGTPHGLAAVRRACAEAGVVTVALDVSNAFHSPRLASAEETVRADLDALRIAGPVLPFVSSVSAEVCADPDELRGLWARHASAPVHFGDAVRTAYDQGARVFLQVTGGSSLLTSVRRNLTGHGDVHVVAAGEVAPDGGRGFVRALARLAVLGAPVDPRALVPREDRRLLDLPVAKLDTRSYWVPGGRPSKRKDAGAAALPPEPVTPEPVTPEETPMDAPVNADVNDPTDDPMGELLQLVRQQVALIARVAEALPARNPAAEITEPVEAAPVPAAPADPPASRAPAEEEPSPAGEIDETTAGVLAHVARISAFPVSHLRVDQLLIDELGFDSLMLTDLFTALTRQWPQWTFDESAADRPTVGKIAAMIAHSCGADAAPAAAPQAVPEAAPDAVPAAFPVQRAGHGEEDRPAPPADLPTAPLPEEHTRIECFPEVTAHGECIAALNGLGVPNPYFLVHERGMTDTTVIDGRELLSFSSYNYLGMATHPQVSEAARDAIERCGTSVSASRLLSGSRPLHLELEAELADRLSCGAAVTLANGHATNVTVIGHLVGPGDLVIHDSLAHDSILQGCALAGAWALKEAAVKADRSSIFGAAPRLVEVLGLRPPVLGGRRRATVWRAGDAVLALVLAHSPRPAG
- a CDS encoding serine/threonine-protein kinase, encoding MASAPDLSVYTGRPSGLIGKQIAGYRVERLIGRGGMAVVYSAKDLRLDRTVALKLIAPERARDDTFRRRFTHESRVAAKIDHPHIVPIFEAGETDGVLYIAMRYVSGLDLRALLDRDGPLPVATALRIASQVASALDAAHEHDLVHRDVKPGNILVAAGTDSDHPEHIYLTDFGLTKKSLSLSGFTTAGEFVGTLDYMAPEQITGRPVDGRCDLYSLACVVYETLTGGPPFVRDEDVALLWAHQYDQPAPLSERRPGIAPAADEVLAKALAKVPEDRYDSCLEFVGALRAAAGNGSKHEDAPSSGVKPQEPPPEPPIWARPVFHAPTGEP